Sequence from the Amaranthus tricolor cultivar Red isolate AtriRed21 chromosome 1, ASM2621246v1, whole genome shotgun sequence genome:
AAATTTACTACTGATAATAATGTGTCTGTGGTGTTTGATCCTTTTGGTTTTTCTGTGCTTGATTTACAGACCGGGAGGCGGCTAATGAGATGTGATAGTACGAGTGACCTCTACCCCATTACTTCCACCAGTCAAAATTCAGTCTCTTCTCAAACTGCTTGTCTCGCATCGACTCTTTGGCATAACCGTTTGGGTCACCCAGGAGCCTCTATTTTACAAACTCTTCGGcataataaatttattgaatGTACTAGTACCTCTAGGTCTAATACGTGTCAATCTTGTATTCTTGGAAAGCACATTAAGTTGCCTTTTGTTTCATCTACTTCAACTACTTTTATGCCTTTTGATGTTATTCATAGTGACCTTTGGACATCTCCTATCTTGAGTTCATCGGGACACCGATATTATGTACTGTTTTTGGATGATTATTCAAAATATCTATGGACTTTTCCCATTGCTAATAAATCACAAGTGTTTTCAATTTTCTCATCACTAAAAACTCAAATTCATACCCAATTTGAACGACATATTAAATCCATACAATGTGATAATGGGCGGGAGTTTGACAATACTTCCTTTAAGCTATTTTGTGAGTCTAACGGCATTTCATTTCGCCTATCATGTCCTCATACTTCATCCCAAAATGGAAAAGCCGAAAGGAAAATtagatcaataaataatatcatGCGAACTCTCCTTATTCATGCTTCCATGCCCCCATCTTTTTGGCATCATGCTCTACATATGGCAACATACCTTCTAAATATTCTTCCAAGTAAATTATTAGCCAATGAGTCTCCTCTAAAAATCCTCTACCAACGAGATCCTTCATATTCTCACATTCGCACTTTCGGTTGCTTGTGTTATCCTCTTTATCCGTCTACTACAATAAACAAATTACAAGCCCGATCTACTCCGTGTGTTTTTTTGGGGTATCCACCTAATCATCGTGGTTATAAGTGTTttgatttttctaaaaataagataattgtATGTCGACATGTTCAATTTGATGAACACGTTTTTCCATTTGCTAAAATAAATACACACCGACAATACAATTATAATTTCTTGGATGAGGGTATGTCACCATATATGCTTCATGAACTCCAAACGCATGCCTCCCAGCAGTGTCCAGCACAGAATGTCATCCCAACATGTGCGGCCCAATATACCACGGCCCAATCTCCATTGCTCCCTTCTCCCAACTCTCTGCCTCCTTTACACCCATTCCCTACAGCAACTCAGGCCCACAATCCACCTAGCCCACATACTGATTCTTTAGACACATCAAATCCCACACCACAGCCCACGTCCATTAGGGTACAACGTCCCGTAACAAGAAGTCAACATGGTATTTATAAGCCCAATCCTAAATACAGCATCAATCAAGCTCATCATACCACGGTTACAAGATCACCTATCCCACGTAACCCTTTGGATGCCCTTCGTGACCCGAATTGGAAATTGGCTATGCTAGATGAATTTAATGCTCTTATTAAAAATGAGACATGGGAATTAGTACCGCGTCCACCCGATGTAAATATTATTCGTTCTATGTGGATTTTTACTCATAAAGAAAAGTCCGACGGTTCTTTTGAGAGGCATAAAGCCCGCCTTGTAGGTAATGGTAAAACTCAACAGGTTGGTATCGATTGTGGAGAAACTTTTAGTCCGGTGGTCAAACCAGCAACGATCCGCACTGTTCTCAGTCTTGCTTTGTCGAAAACATGGCAAATTCATCAATTGGACGTCAAAAATGCCTTCTTACATGGGGACCTAAAGGAGACAGTCTATATGCATCAACCAATGGGGTTTCGTGACAAGGTGTATCCCGATTATGTCTGTTTACTGAAGAAATCTCTGTACGGCCTTAAGCAAGCACCTCGTGCATGGTACAAAAGATTTGCTGATTTTGTGTCTGCTATTGGGTTCACTAACAGTAAATCAGATAATTCATTGTTTGTTTATCGGAAAGGATCTGATATGGCCTACTTATTATTgtatgttgatgacattataTTGACAGCTTCATCTGATGATCTCCGTCGATCTATAATGGATCAACTAGGTGCTGAGTTTGCAATGAAGGATTTGGGtttcttgaattattttctaGGCATTCGTGTAACTAAACACAAAGGCGGGTTGTTTCTATCACAGCGCAAATATGCTAAGGAAATAATTGAACGTGCGGGTATGGGTTCGTGTAAGCCGAGTACGACTCCAGTCGACACTAAGTCGAAGGTGAGTGCTACAATGGGGGGTGCATTTGCGGATCCTACAATGTATCGCCGTCTTGCTGGTGCCCTACAATATCTCACTTTTACTAGACCGGATATCTCGTATGCAGTTCAACAAATTTGCCTACACATGCATAGCCCACGAGACGTACATATGCATGCTCTCAAACGTATCATACGGTATATTCAAGGTACTCTCCATCTTGGCTTACACCTTTATCCTTCCTCAATTACAAATATTGTCTCTTATACTGATGCGGATTGGGGAGGGTGTCCTGATACAAGACGATCCACATCGGGATACTGTGTTTATTTGGGTGACAATCTGATCTCGTGGTCGTCCAAACGTCAACCTACCTTATCACGATCCAGTGCCGAGGCCGAGTACAGAGGGGTGGCTAATGTTGTTTCAGAAACTTGTTGGATTCGGAATCTACTCCTTGAACTACATTGTCCTGTTCCACGAGCTACTATGGTGTATTGCGACAATATAAGTGCCATCTATCTTTCTGGGAATCCCGTTCAACACCAACGCACAAAACACATTGAAATGGATATTCACTTTGTCAGAGAAAAAGTTGCACGAGGAGAAGTACGAGTTCGACATGTGCCTTCGCGTAATCAGATTGCAGATATTTTTACTAAAGGGTTGCCTCTTATTTTATTTGCGGACTTCAGGAACAGTCTCAATGTTCGTGATCCTCCCGTTTCGACTGCGGGGGTGTGATAGACCATGAAATAATTGTAAATATATTGTATTAGCTAAATATAGCATGGGATACCTAAATTATAGCCCTACCATTATTATCCTAGATTATAGCCTAAATTATTGTAAATGATTGATTGTATAAATATGGTATATGATGTAATAAGAAAGGTAAGGAATTATATTCTTACACCTACGAAATAAGCCAACAAAAGATTTTATGTTCTGATGGAGTCCCAGCAAGTTTTGAGTCTATCAACACATTGAGCGCTGAAAGGACAAACAAAGAAAAGATGAGATATAGATTCCTCCATTATGTGGCATAAAGGGCAAGACTTATGCTGAATACTCTTTTTCTTCAAGAGCCTATCAGGAGTTTTCAACTTGTTTAAAATTGCCAACCAGAAGATAAACCTAAATCTAAGAATTGAGACTCTATTCCATACCCATTTATCCCAACTGATTCTTAGACCAGATGAAGAAATATCTTGTTATACATCCTTAATGACATAGGAACGAAGATGCATCCATTGAGACAGTTTAGATGTAACAGGACAAAGTTTCTTAATGACATAGGAACGAAGATGCATCCATTGAGACAGTTTAGATGTAACAGGACAAAGTTTCTTGATTACCCAACTAGCCGTGGTTGGGGGGTTGAAGAGAAGTCAGTTTGCCCCTTTGGTGTAAACCCCATGTACCCACCGAACCTACAATGATTCCTTTAAGCTATTGATGTGCCAGGCGATTTTGCTAATAGCTACCATATTCCACACTTCAAGATTCCGAATGCCAAGTCCACCCTCCTTTTTGGGCTTACAAACATTATGCCAAGCAACATTCCCAGCGGAGCTGTTATTGGGAGAGCCATGCCAAAGAAAGGATCTGCAAACATTGTTAACCATACGCAGAAGCATTTTGTGAAAGATAAAAATTTGACATCAATAATTAGTCACACCCATTAGGACTGCATTGACCAACTGAAGCCGTGCAGCATAAGAAAGGTTCCCAGATTGCCAATGCCTAATCTTAGAAGTCATTTTCTCCACAATCATTTCATATTCAATCACCGATAATCTCCTATAAGTAAGGAATTCCCAAATATTTTAAAGGGAGTGAGCCCACAGGGAAACCCGAAGCAGCACCAAACATGCACATGATATTCTCACTATAGCCTGAAATGCAACACAGATTTCGAGGAGTTTGCAATGAGACCAGAGGAACATGAAAAGAGATTTAAGCCTTGCTTCATGATTCGGATGGAATCCAGGTTTCCTTTACTTAAAATCATGAGATCATCTGCAAAAGCTAAATGCGTAAGATGTAGATGTTTACAACGTGAGTGAAACTTAAAGCCATCTGCAGTACTAGCTTTCATAAGAATCCTAGATAGGTACTCCATCCCTAAAACAAAGAGTAGGGGAGACATTGTGTCACCTTGCCTTAATCCTCTCTTGACTTAAAAAACCTCCAAAGGGCTACCATTAATAATCAAAGAGTACTAAGTGGATGTAATGCACgacataataatagaaataaaatgaGCAGGAAAGTTTAGAGCTACCATCATATCTTTCAAAAACAACTAGGAGAACAACCCTTGTGACCACAGTGCTTTACCAAGTCTTGACAAAACAAAACGTTATGAATGGTGTTCCTACCCCAAACAAAAGCCCCTTGGTTAGGAGCTATAATAAGCTTCAAAACCGTTTTCAACCGAGAGAAAATCAATTTAGAAATGCacttataaagaaaatgacAATAGGAAATAGGCCTAAAGTCACCAGGAGAATTAGGGCAAGAGACTTTAGGAATCAATGTAATACCTATGATATTCCAGCTACCACAAGCACTTAaatatactttattattttactatttattattttttgggaagttaaaatcattatataaaatattatttattttgcaatttttacattaaattcttttgaaaattataaattattgataataaagAGAATTTGTTAAGTTTGATGTACAGCCCTAAGAACTGTAAATATCATTACCCTTTATATTTTATACCACCGTTGGTTTTTAATAGAGTAGTTGCTAACTTGCTATGCGTGTGTAATAATGACtagttaataattatttatatttgatagaaattttatttgattttcgtgtaaacatataaaatttaactttttgtgagATGACTCATAAAATTCACATAGATCGTTTTTATTGCGCTTGATCCGTGAATccataaatgatgaagaatagtTAATGTCCTTGTGCAAATTGGATAATTTCCAATATCCTAAATATTTAGTTCTATAATTTACAATCGATTAATTTTTTAGTAGTTCAGATATGAAAAATTCTACATTTGTTGTTTCTTACTGTGCGATAATTAGAATAAggtatattaaattaaattagtttCCTCACATTCGACTCGTTAGCTACACGTATATCATACGCTTGCGCAACGTTAGCTACACGTATATCATACGCTTGCGCaagtaaaattttgtttggGTTTATCTTATTCAAAAAACCTAGATGTACTTCTCTCTTCTACTACCGCATCCTTCTTTGTGCAACTAAATCCTAGACCAACTAAATCTCTCTCTTAATCTCCAGTCTAACTGATCCATCATCTTTATGGCTTCCCCTAAAAAATGATCAGAAGTAAAATCTTGATCATATCTAAAGttattaaggaaaaattgttgttgataattaaatctattttttattatctgtcaataattttactttttgaaaaatttttaataattcaacttttgctTTCAGTTTATTGCCAATAGACCCTTCAAAAAATGACCTGCTATTGGTTatctctcttcttcttccttttttataataatctaatCTATTTTCTATTACTTGccaataatccaacctttaaaattttttgtcataatccaacctttgcatTCTGTttgatcattgcataaatagtaattgtctttACATACATATCCCATCAACTTGCCGACCCGCTGGCCCACATCCTAATTGGtggatcaatttttttttttaaaaatataatctgGGTCGCCTTAACCGGGTTGGATCATGGGCAAAAAATACATTGAGTCGGGTACCTGCCGACCCGTTATGtattatctttatcaagttgaaatttacacgttaaaattttataatcaatataattataaaaaatcaatgaTGGTCGTAtgttttttacttttctttaaagTATACTACCCCTTTAAATCAgtggcaaagagaaattgagtattttaaaaaattgtggattttttaataataattgagagaaa
This genomic interval carries:
- the LOC130810787 gene encoding uncharacterized protein LOC130810787, producing MSPLLFVLGMEYLSRILMKASTADGFKFHSRCKHLHLTHLAFADDLMILSKGNLDSIRIMKQGLNLFSCSSGLIANSSKSVLHFRRLSVIEYEMIVEKMTSKIRHWQSGNLSYAARLQSFLWHGSPNNSSAGNVAWHNVCKPKKEGGLGIRNLEVWNMRSMC